Genomic DNA from Catellatospora sp. TT07R-123:
CCTCCGACTGCGGGTTCTTGTCGCAGGTCAGCGCGTAGATCTCGGTCTGCCCGGCGAGGCTGAGCAGGTTGAGGCCGGTGCTGCGGTTGTAGGTGGTCTTGGTGCACTTCTCGTCCCCGGTGACCGCGACGTCGCCGAGGTCCTCCAGCTGGGTCACCATGCCGTACCCGTCCATGACGGTGTTCTGCCGGGTCACCCGCCAGCCGCCCGCGGCGACCTTGATCGCCGACCAGGTGGCCGTCATGCCGGTGGCCCGCGCGGTCGCGGTGGTCTGGCCCATGTTCCGCGACGCGGTCACCGCACCCTGCCAGGGCTGCGAGGCCGTCGCGCTGACCGGCTGCGCCTCCGTGCCGTCGTACACGGTCGACAGGCGGACCATGCCGCTGAAGCGGTCCTCGTCGTTGACGGCCGAAGCGTCGGCGGTGTCGGTGGTGTCGCCGTCGCCGTTGAGGTCCAGCGCGGGCAGGGTCACCGAGCGCTTGCTGCCGGAGCCGTTCAGGTCGTCGTGCATGCCGCGGAAGAAGATGCTCTCCGACAGCGACTCGATGCCCGAGCCGGGGTCGCCGACCCGGGTGTTGACCTGGCTGTAGCCGCGGAAGTCCGACCAGGTGCGCAGGTTGTCCTTGGTCAGCCCGTCGTCGTCGGTGTGCCGCCAGGCGGCGCCGCCCACGTACTCGTAGCTGGTGACCACGTCCGGGCTGCCGCCGACCAGGTCGGCCTGGGTGACCGAGGTGACCAGGTACTTGTGGAAGTACTCCGTCTTGATCGACTTGTCCGGCTGCTCCTCCAGCACCGGGTAGCAGCGCATGGTGTTGGTCTGCGGCGAGGCCGGCATGTGCGAGCCCGCGACGCAGTCCGGACCCGTGTACCGGATGTCGACCTTGCCGCCGGTGTCGGTCCAGATGGTGCCCATCCGCATCCAGTTCATCGCCGGCTTGCCGTCGGTGGCCGTGTCGACGCGGTTGGGCAGCTGGATCCAGTCGAAGTTGACGTCCGGCATGGACACGCTGCCGCCGGAGACGGCCGAACCCGCCGCCAGGCCGGTGTGCGCCACGGACTCCAGCCACAGGCCCGCGCGGGTGCCGTCGCCGGGGTCCGGGAAGTTGTGGGTCAGGGTCCACGACTCCACGTCGCGGTACTGCGCCCCGGCCGCGTCCCAGACCTTCGCCGTCACCGACGCCAGGCGCTTGGTGCTCCAGAACGTCGGCGAGTACTTGTTGGCGCAGGAGGTGCCGGTGCACTCCAGGTCCCACGGCACATCCGGCCAGTGCGCCTGGTCGTGCGTGGCGCACGAGGACAGGCACCGGTCGGCCGTGCCGAACGCGATGCGCATCGGCGCCGCGGTCGAGGTGTTCTCGGTGTCGGTGCCCGAACGCCGGTCGGTGCCGTAGTCGATGTGGTCCAGCGTGCCGCCGCGCACGTAGCTGACGACGTCGCTGCTGCTCAGGTTGCGGCCGTACTTGTTGGTCTCGGACGCGTAGAACAGCGACATGGAGTTGCCGTGCAGGTCCACCACGTAGTCGAGGTTCCAGCGCCAGGCCTGGTTGCAGAACGACGCGACGAAACCGCTGGCGTGGCACGGCTCACCGGTGTGGTTGCCCGCCACCGGCGCCGTCCAGACCGAGCCGGTGGTCTTGTTCGCCGGGGCGGTGCCGGTGTATCCGGGCAGCCGGTTGAGGCCGAAGAAGTACTGGTTGCCGTCGGGCGTGGTGACCTTCCAGTACTCGTTGTCGTTGTCGCCGTTGACCGTGTTGTTCAGCCGCTCCACCTTGGAGCCGTCGTCGTTCTTCAGCCGCCAGGTGCCGGCCGCGTCGTCCCTGATCAGCTCGTTGGAGCGGCCGTTGAGGGAGATGACCGCGTTGTCGGTGCCCCAGCACTGGTCGCCGCTGTCGGTGGTGTTGTTGGCACCCGACCCCTTGTCGCTGGCGCACGGCTTGTACCGGCGCTCGACGTAGCCGGGCCAGTAGTCGAAGCCCTCACCGACCCAGGTCGGCTGGTTGTTGCTGGTCTCGCTGCGGCCGTCGACCGCCGACGAGGAGTAGGCCAGCGACATCGAGGGCTTCGGGCCGCCCAGCGACGGCGGGCTGCGCAACGGGTACGTCCACGAGAAGTCACCGGTGCTGCCGCCCGCCGACCAGCTCGACGACGCCTGCAGGTTGGTCGCGCCGTAGTCGCCGTCGCTGCCGCTCGACCCGGCCGCCAGGGCCAGCATCGTGCCGCCCGCGGCGGCGCTGCGCACCGTGGCGTCGGCGGTCACCGTGCCGGTCTTGGCGTCGTTGACCGAGGCCAGCGGCACCGGCGCGCAGCCGGGCGCGTCCGGCGTGGTGACCGAGCAGTCGGGCAGGGCGTACAGCCGCAGCCGCGACGACCAGCCCGCGCCGTACTTCCCGGCGAACCCGGTGTAGTCCACGCTGACCGTGGCCCGGCCCGGGGTGGACACCCCGTCGGCCCGGCCGACCCGCAGCACCATCGCGTCGCGCAGCGGGGCCGGGACCTTGGCCCGGTCCACCACGCTGACCTGCGCCTTGCCCACCTTGGCCGCCTTCGCGTCCGCCTTGGCGGGCACGCGCAGCTCGACCGGCAGCCCGGCCGCCCGGCCGCGGCCCTGCGCCAGGTCCACCGTCGCGGTCGCCGCGGCGGGCCACGCCGCCGGCTTCAGCACGCGCACCGCGGTGCCCTGCGACAGGTCCTTGGGCCGGGGCGCGGCGCCGACCGCCGTGCCCCGGATCGAATCCGTGCGCTGGGTCGTCAGCGCCGCCGCAGCAGCCGGCGACGAAACCGCCGGAGCCAGGGCGAGCACCGCCACGGTGGTGACGGCGCTGACGGCGATCCGCAGTGCGGCGCGCACCGGCGCCACATGTCGGAACGCTGGTCTCATGACGTTCTCCTCAATCGATGATCGATCCACATAGGACATACGTTGGCGAGCAGGCGGCACCGGAGCGCCCACGTCCGCGGCGTGGGCGCCCTGATGCGACACCGGTGGAAGATCCCTGCGGCGAGCGCCGCACGGAGGAACCGCACTGCCCCGGCGACCGCGCGTGGCGCCGTTCAGTGGCAACAGCGTGCCAAGCCGGCACCCGGCCTGTCAGCGGGGAAGCGGTGACAGCAACGTGTCTGAGCGCAACGTGTCCGGCGCCCGGCCCGGTCGGCGGGCATGCGAAAAGGCACCCGCCGCGCAGGTCGCGCGGCGGGTGCCTCTGCTGTTCGGGATCAGGCGGCCAGCGAGCGGGCCAGCACGCCGAGGTCGGCGTTGTCGGTGAAGAAGCCGTCGACCCCGGCCGCGATGTAGGCGGCCAGCTCGTCCAGCAGGCGGCCGTACTCGGTGGGGACGGTGCCGTTGCGCAGGTTCACCGGCAGGAACTGGTTCTCGGCCCGGAACGTGTACGGGTGCACCTTCAGCCCGGCCTGGTGCGCGTCGGCGATCAGCGGGGTGGGCGCGCCCAGCGACCCGTCGGCCAGCCGCGCGATCACCATCGTCTTCTCCGGCCCGATGCCCTGCACGAACGTGGCCAGCTCAGCCAGGCCCGCCGGGGACAGGTAGTCGGCGTACGGGCGCGGGTCGTTGAACGGGGTGCCCGCCCCGGCCAGGAACACCAGCGGCGCCTTGACCCGGAACTCGCTGCGCAGGCGGCGCAGGTTGGCCGCCTCGAACGACTGCACGAACACCGGCGCGTCGCGGCGGTCCAGCCCGTGCCGGCGCAGCGCCGCCACCAGCGGGCCCTCCAGCGCCAGCCCGATCCCGGCGAAGTACGTCGGGTGCTTGGTCTCCGGGTAGACGCCGATCTCGCGGCGCAGCTCGCGCGACAGGCGCTCGCGCAGCTCCAGGACCTCCGTGAAGGTCGGCACCTCGAACAGGCCGTTGTAGACCGTGTTGCGCTGGCGCACCGCGGGCAGCCGCTCGACCGCGCGCAGCGTCTTCAGCTCGGCCAGGGTGAAGTCCTCGGTGAACCAGCCGGTGACGCTGAGCCCGTCGACGGTCTTGGTGGTGCGGCGGGCGGTGAACTCCGGGCGCGACGCGACGTCGGTGGTGCCGGAGATCTCGTTCTCGTGCCGGGCCACCAGCACACCGTCGGCGGTGCTGACCAGGTCGGGCTCGATGAAGTCGGCACCCATGCGGGCGGCCAGCTCGTACGAGGCGAGCGTGTGCTCGGGCCGGTAGCCGCTGGCGCCGCGGTGGCCGACCACGAGCGGGCGGCGCGACGACGGGCGCGGACGGTCGTCGTCGTCGGCCCAGGCGGGCACCCCGATCAGCGCGGGGGCGGCCACCGCCGCGCCGAGCGCCCCGGCCGCGAACAGTTCCCGGCGGTCCATTCTCTTGCACCTCCACAGGCGGGCTGCATGTCGAGGTGAGTCCAGGCGACCCGGGCGGCGCGCCAGCGGCGCCCGGGTGACCTACCGGACAACACGGCGAGACTTCTCGCCGCCGTCAGCCGCAGTTCGCGCTCGTGGTGAGCACGTGGTTGGCGCAGGACTGCTTCAGGATCGCCCGGAAGCCCGCGTCGT
This window encodes:
- a CDS encoding glycerophosphodiester phosphodiesterase — translated: MDRRELFAAGALGAAVAAPALIGVPAWADDDDRPRPSSRRPLVVGHRGASGYRPEHTLASYELAARMGADFIEPDLVSTADGVLVARHENEISGTTDVASRPEFTARRTTKTVDGLSVTGWFTEDFTLAELKTLRAVERLPAVRQRNTVYNGLFEVPTFTEVLELRERLSRELRREIGVYPETKHPTYFAGIGLALEGPLVAALRRHGLDRRDAPVFVQSFEAANLRRLRSEFRVKAPLVFLAGAGTPFNDPRPYADYLSPAGLAELATFVQGIGPEKTMVIARLADGSLGAPTPLIADAHQAGLKVHPYTFRAENQFLPVNLRNGTVPTEYGRLLDELAAYIAAGVDGFFTDNADLGVLARSLAA